Proteins encoded together in one Amblyomma americanum isolate KBUSLIRL-KWMA chromosome 1, ASM5285725v1, whole genome shotgun sequence window:
- the LOC144113676 gene encoding venom protein 302-like has protein sequence MKTTLCATLLFVGLVALAESMPSCPDCLEVECPLEEDCAYGVTSDTCGCCKVCASGPGEECGGYLNHGGTCAEGLTCRPNLTYYQLPGKCVHMQLDSTS, from the exons ATGAAGACGACCttgtgcgccactctgcttttcgTCGGCCTCGTCGCACT GGCCGAGTCGATGCCCTCGTGTCCGGACTGCCTGGAGGTCGAGTGCCCGCTGGAAGAAGACTGCGCCTACGGAGTCACGAGCGACACGTGCGGCTGCTGCAAAGTCTGCGCTAGC GGGCCTGGTGAGGAGTGTGGTGGTTACTTGAATCACGGAGGCACCTGTGCCGAAGGACTCACTTGCAGACCAAACCTGACGTACTACCAACTGCCCGGAAAGTGCGTCCACATGCAGTTGGACAGTACCAGTTGA